Proteins co-encoded in one Lucilia cuprina isolate Lc7/37 chromosome X, ASM2204524v1, whole genome shotgun sequence genomic window:
- the LOC124418601 gene encoding maternal effect protein staufen-like, producing the protein MLENERKSNCNSISSDHENVNSSIGVAALKDSCRLSTPNTSSKGQNLFMKDQLLYLAKLLGFEVDFSDYPKGNHNEFLTIVMLSTNPPQICHGVGINAKESQEDAAKNALKILSEMGLNNAVKK; encoded by the exons ATGCttgaaaatgaaagaaaaagtaATTGCAACTCAATTTCTTCTGATcatgaaaatgtaaatagttcGATTGGCGTTGCAGCTTTAAAGGACAGTTGCCGTCTTTCTACTCCTAATACGTCTTCGAAAGGTCAAAATCTTTTTATGAAAGACCAGTTACTGTATTTAGCTAAACTTTTAGGGTTTGAA GTGGACTTTTCGGATTATCCCAAGGGCAATCACAACGAATTTCTTACAATAGTTATGCTTTCAACTAATCCACCGCAAATTTGTCATGGAGTTGGAATAAATGCTAAGGAATCTCAAGAAGACGCTgcaaaaaatgctttaaaaattcTCAGTGAAATGGGCTTGAACAATgcagttaaaaaataa